A stretch of Oreochromis aureus strain Israel breed Guangdong linkage group 11, ZZ_aureus, whole genome shotgun sequence DNA encodes these proteins:
- the fam171a1 gene encoding protein FAM171A1: MRAVDRSRTAAILLCLFGYLFSKAATKTLQEDTATQEVTLKVHLSDASTHQPLVGATVQLFANRTSLTTETSSADGNIYLHFPYRLGTPLVVTATKQGYVPNSVPWTPSRLPVFSSISLDLLPERAATLMVYEDVVEIVPGLQGLRVQPRVSFPHRALSLPPNTSYANLTALLTVASSPSHIQHFPHLEMLNGNSTGTEKTFELTPVAAISVHLLAGDGVELQVTGPITFSVPLPPDSGLKENDHLPTWRFDPRLGIWIKSSWAQVQRTGNQLSLTYIVPQLGYWVAAMSSLHTGPMVAKDISTYHTVFLLAILGGMALILLCLLCLLLYYCRRRCLKPRGSHRKLTLSSGLDSSKRDQATSMSHLNLISNEVQLELVSTGTEPDMTTPMLKPSSYEHQDNQRQHSLIHQNKHSRSSLGNNSHHGSSLGNLTPRSRDYRQSVETFQLKAALSSGTERGYRQSYTSFCSSSNQISDALSSTNHGQVSATQLSSVGIIDCISPSSPPHSPSRGEGGECRAPDHLLSRSVDHLERPSPQLLSRPGQLLCCGSVDLLSGGEGYSRVRPTLVIPAHYMRLPGEHPLSGQALLLQTDQQSDLETIQAELNASHSQQPLGQTPTDCDPGPKKQGEGEGLSGLSESLSIPGALGESGLVEINSEDTLLAEKTLMELRGGKPLPHPRAWFVSLDGRSNAHIRHSYIDLQRAGCHNNNNSTPGAGGQQGSSRQGRHGSCNDASLDSGVDLNEPRAGRRGRDAEQEEKGLEKDRSKGATPASAYTQLVFVDDLNVGGCEQEKCTHKGSKSGPVLSDKAESNRVDQGQGDAVGKTAEGVQIQEEPPSLSSASPTSPPPLPTPEGVTFRTDHALLSVSPDEDAAHDDAEEEKKSPWQRREERPLLAFNLK; the protein is encoded by the exons AGGTGACTCTGAAGGTTCACCTGAGCGATGCCAGCACTCACCAGCCCCTGGTTGGAGCCACTGTACAGCTTTTTGCCAATCGTACTTCTTTAACAACGGAAACCTCATCAGCTGACGGCAACATTTATCTGCATTTTCCCTATCGCCTTGGGACGCCGCTTGTTGTCACTGCAACTAAACAGGGATATGTGCCTAACTCTGTGCCCTGGACTCCCTCCAGATTACctg TATTTTCATCCATTAGCCTGGACCTGCTGCCAGAAAGAGCTGCTACTCTGATGGTGTACGAAGATGTTGTTGAGATTGTTCCAGGATTACAAG GTTTAAGAGTCCAGCCCAGGGTTAGTTTCCCACACAGAGCTCTCAGTCTTCCTCCCAACACATCGTACGCCAACCTGACTGCGCTGCTCACCGTGGCAAGCTCCCCCTCACACATCCAGCACTTTCCCCACCTGGAGATGCTCAATGGCAACAGCACAG GCACGGAGAAGACGTTCGAGTTGACTCCTGTCGCAGCCATCTCTGTTCACCTGTTGGCTGGCGATGGAGTGGAGCTGCAGGTGACTGGGCCAATCACCTTCTCTGTGCCCCTCCCGCCTGACAGTGGCCTGAAGGAAAATGATCACCTCCCTACTTGGAGATTTGACCCACGCTTAG gtaTCTGGATAAAGAGCAGCTGGGCTCAAGTGCAGAGGACGGGAAACCAGCTCAGTCTAACCTACATTGTTCCTCAGCTGGGGTATTGGGTGGCCGCCATGTCGTCTCTACACACCG GTCCAATGGTTGCGAAGGACATCAGCACGTACCacactgtgtttctgttggCCATACTGGGAGGCATGGCTCTCATCCTGCTCTGTCTGCTCTGCCTCCTGCTGTACTACTGCAG ACGTCGCTGTTTGAAGCCACGTGGGTCTCACCGCAAGCTCACGCTGTCCTCTGGACTGGACAGCAGCAAGAGGGACCAAGCCACGTCCATGTCTCACCTGAACCTCATCAGCAATGAG GTGCAGCTGGAGCTTGTTTCCACGGGGACTGAGCCTGACATGACCACTCCGATGCTCAAGCCTTCCTCATATGAGCACCAAGACAATCAACGTCAACACAGCCTTAtccatcaaaacaaacacagccgCTCCTCTCTCGGCAACAACAGCCACCACGGATCATCTCTGGGCAATCTGACCCCTCGCAGCCGAGACTACCGACAGTCTGTGGAGACGTTTCAGCTGAAGGCTGCTCTGTCATCGGGGACAGAGAGGGGCTACCGTCAATCATACACCTCCTTCTGTTCATCAAGCAACCAGATTTCAGATGCATTGTCATCCACTAATCATGGTCAAGTGTCAGCTACACAGCTTAGCAGTGTTGGGATTATTGATTGCATCTCCCCTTCCTCCCCTCCGCACTCCCCCAGCAGAGGGGAGGGAGGTGAGTGCAGGGCTCCCGACCACCTTCTGTCCCGGTCTGTGGACCACCTGGAGCGGCCCAGTCCACAGTTGCTCTCCCGgccaggccagctgctctgCTGCGGCTCTGTAGATCTGCTGAGTGGAGGTGAAGGCTACTCAAGAGTGCGACCCACTCTTGTAATCCCAGCACACTACATGCGGCTGCCTGGGGAGCACCCTCTGTCTGGTCAGGCCCTCCTGCTGCAGACTGACCAGCAGAGCGACTTAGAGACCATCCAGGCTGAGCTCAATGCCTCACATTCCCAGCAGCCCCTGGGGCAAACCCCCACTGACTGCGACCCAGGTCCAAAAAAGCAGGGTGAAGGCGAGGGTCTCTCAGGTCTGTCAGAGTCTCTGTCTATTCCAGGAGCTCTTGGGGAGTCGGGTCTTGTGGAAATAAACAGCGAGGACACCTTGCTGGCTGAAAAGACTTTAATGGAGCTGAGAGGAGGGAAGCCTCTGCCTCACCCACGAGCCTGGTTTGTCTCCTTGGATGGACGCTCCAATGCTCACATTCGCCACTCCTACATCGATCTCCAGCGGGCAGggtgccacaacaacaacaacagcacgcCAGGTGCAGGAGGTCAGCAAGGTAGCAGCCGCCAAGGGAGGCATGGCAGTTGTAACGATGCCAGTCTGGACTCGGGTGTGGACCTGAACGAGCCGAGAGCGGGGCGCAGGGGAAGAGATGCTGAGCAGGAGGAAAAGGGGCTTGAGAAAGACAGATCAAAGGGGGCGACGCCAGCCTCGGCCTACACTCAGCTGGTGTTTGTGGATGATCTGAACGTGGGAGGCTGTGAGCAGGAGAAGTGCACCCACAAGGGCAGCAAATCTGGACCTGTCTTGTCAGACAAAGCAGAGAGTAACAGAGTGGATCAGGGGCAGGGGGATGCAGTAGGTAAAACAGCTGAGGGAGTACAAATACAGGAGGAGCCACCCTCACTTTCCTCTGCATCCCCTACTTCTCCTCCGCCCCTTCCAACTCCAGAGGGAGTGACTTTCAGGACTGATCACGCGCTGCTGTCAGTGTCTCCGGATGAGGACGCAGCACACGATGAtgcagaggaggagaagaaaagcCCCTGGCAAAGGAGGGAGGAGCGACCCCTGCTGGCCTTCAACCTCAAATGA
- the nmt2 gene encoding glycylpeptide N-tetradecanoyltransferase 2 isoform X1: MMAEDSESAASQQSLELDDQDTCGIDGDNEEENEHMQGSPGGELGAKRKKKKQKRKKEKPSSGGAKSDSASDSQEIKNPGLPIQKLQDIQRAMELLSCQGPAKSIDEAAKHKYQFWDTQPVPKLNEVVTSHGPIEADKENIRQEPYSLPQGFMWDTLDLSNADVLKELYTLLNENYVEDDDNMFRFDYSPNFLKWALRPPGWLPQWHCGVRVSSNKKLVGFISAIPADIRVYDTLKRMVEINFLCVHKKLRSKRVAPVLIREITRRVNLEGIFQAVYTAGVVLPKPVSTCRYWHRSLNPRKLVEVKFSHLSRNMTLQRTMKLYRLPDSTKTPGLRPMERRDVGQVTELLQRYLRRFQLAPSMGEEEVAHWFLPQDNIIDTYVVEGAGGILTDFTSFYTLPSTVMHHPLHRSLKAAYSFYNVHTQTPLLDLMNDALILAKLKGFDVFNALDLMENKMFLEKLKFGIGDGNLQYYLYNWKCPPMDPDKVGLVLQ; encoded by the exons atgatgGCGGAGGACAGTGAATCCGCAGCCAGTCAGCAGAGCCTGGAGCTGGACGACCAGGACACCTGCGGGATAGACGGAGACAACGAGGAGGAGAATGAGCATATGCAAGG CAGTCCAGGGGGAGAGCTGGGGgccaagaggaagaagaagaagcagaagaggaagaaagagaagcCAAGCTCGGGGGGAGCCAAGTCTGACTCTGCCTCGGACTCTCAGGAGATCAAg AACCCTGGCCTGCCCATCCAGAAGCTGCAGGACATCCAAAGAGCTATGGAGCTGCTGTCCTGCCAGGGTCCAGCAAAGAGTATAGATGAGGCAGCCAAGCACAAGTACCAGTTCTGGGATACTCAGCCTGTCCCAAAATTAA ATGAAGTTGTGACGAGTCACGGGCCAATTGAGGCTGACAAAGAGAACATCAGACAGGAGCCATATTCTTTACCTCAAGGCTTTATGTGGGACACTTTGGATCTCAGTAATGCAGATGTC CTGAAGGAATTGTACACGTTGTTAAATGAAAATTATGTGGAGGATGATGATAACATGTTCAGATTTGATTATTCTCCAAACTTTCTTAAATG GGCTTTACGTCCACCGGGCTGGTTACCACAGTGGCATTGCGGAGTGAGAGTGTCCTCAAATAAGAAGCTCGTTGGCTTCATCAGTGCCATCCCTGCAGATATACGAGTCTATGACAC GCTGAAGAGGATGGTAGAAATCAACTTCCTGTGTGTTCATAAGAAGCTGCGTTCAAAGCGCGTTGCTCCTGTGCTCATCAGAGAGATAACAAGGAGAGTGAACTTAGAAGGAATATTTCAGGCCGTATACACCGCCGGAGTTGTGCTGCCTAAACCTGTGTCTACGTGCAG GTACTGGCACCGCTCTTTGAACCCTAGAAAGCTTGTGGAAGTTAAATTTTCCCATCTGAGCAGAAACATGACCCTGCAAAGAACCATGAAACTCTACAGACTACCAGAT AGCACCAAGACTCCAGGTCTGCGGCCGATGGAAAGGCGCGACGTCGGTCAGGTTACTGAACTGCTACAGAGATACTTGAGACGTTTCCAGCTTGCTCCTTCTATGGGAGAAGAGGAGGTGGCTCACTGGTTCTTACCACAGGACAACATAATTGACACATATGTAGTAGAG GGTGCTGGTGGCATTCTCACAGATTTCACTAGTTTCTACACTTTGCCCTCGACTGTGATGCATCACCCTCTCCATAGGAGCCTGAAGGCTGCTTACTCTTTTTACAACGTTCATACACAAACCCCGCTACTGGACTTAATGAATGATGCACTGATCCTGGCCAAACTG AAAGGTTTTGATGTGTTCAACGCCTTGGACCTAATGGAGAATAAGATGTTTCTGGAGAAGCTCAAGTTTGGGATAGGAGATGGAAATCTGCAGTATTACCTCTACAACTGGAAATGTCCCCCTATGGACCCTGATAAG GTTGGCCTGGTCCTTCAGTAG
- the nmt2 gene encoding glycylpeptide N-tetradecanoyltransferase 2 isoform X2 translates to MMAEDSESAASQQSLELDDQDTCGIDGDNEEENEHMQGPGGELGAKRKKKKQKRKKEKPSSGGAKSDSASDSQEIKNPGLPIQKLQDIQRAMELLSCQGPAKSIDEAAKHKYQFWDTQPVPKLNEVVTSHGPIEADKENIRQEPYSLPQGFMWDTLDLSNADVLKELYTLLNENYVEDDDNMFRFDYSPNFLKWALRPPGWLPQWHCGVRVSSNKKLVGFISAIPADIRVYDTLKRMVEINFLCVHKKLRSKRVAPVLIREITRRVNLEGIFQAVYTAGVVLPKPVSTCRYWHRSLNPRKLVEVKFSHLSRNMTLQRTMKLYRLPDSTKTPGLRPMERRDVGQVTELLQRYLRRFQLAPSMGEEEVAHWFLPQDNIIDTYVVEGAGGILTDFTSFYTLPSTVMHHPLHRSLKAAYSFYNVHTQTPLLDLMNDALILAKLKGFDVFNALDLMENKMFLEKLKFGIGDGNLQYYLYNWKCPPMDPDKVGLVLQ, encoded by the exons atgatgGCGGAGGACAGTGAATCCGCAGCCAGTCAGCAGAGCCTGGAGCTGGACGACCAGGACACCTGCGGGATAGACGGAGACAACGAGGAGGAGAATGAGCATATGCAAGG TCCAGGGGGAGAGCTGGGGgccaagaggaagaagaagaagcagaagaggaagaaagagaagcCAAGCTCGGGGGGAGCCAAGTCTGACTCTGCCTCGGACTCTCAGGAGATCAAg AACCCTGGCCTGCCCATCCAGAAGCTGCAGGACATCCAAAGAGCTATGGAGCTGCTGTCCTGCCAGGGTCCAGCAAAGAGTATAGATGAGGCAGCCAAGCACAAGTACCAGTTCTGGGATACTCAGCCTGTCCCAAAATTAA ATGAAGTTGTGACGAGTCACGGGCCAATTGAGGCTGACAAAGAGAACATCAGACAGGAGCCATATTCTTTACCTCAAGGCTTTATGTGGGACACTTTGGATCTCAGTAATGCAGATGTC CTGAAGGAATTGTACACGTTGTTAAATGAAAATTATGTGGAGGATGATGATAACATGTTCAGATTTGATTATTCTCCAAACTTTCTTAAATG GGCTTTACGTCCACCGGGCTGGTTACCACAGTGGCATTGCGGAGTGAGAGTGTCCTCAAATAAGAAGCTCGTTGGCTTCATCAGTGCCATCCCTGCAGATATACGAGTCTATGACAC GCTGAAGAGGATGGTAGAAATCAACTTCCTGTGTGTTCATAAGAAGCTGCGTTCAAAGCGCGTTGCTCCTGTGCTCATCAGAGAGATAACAAGGAGAGTGAACTTAGAAGGAATATTTCAGGCCGTATACACCGCCGGAGTTGTGCTGCCTAAACCTGTGTCTACGTGCAG GTACTGGCACCGCTCTTTGAACCCTAGAAAGCTTGTGGAAGTTAAATTTTCCCATCTGAGCAGAAACATGACCCTGCAAAGAACCATGAAACTCTACAGACTACCAGAT AGCACCAAGACTCCAGGTCTGCGGCCGATGGAAAGGCGCGACGTCGGTCAGGTTACTGAACTGCTACAGAGATACTTGAGACGTTTCCAGCTTGCTCCTTCTATGGGAGAAGAGGAGGTGGCTCACTGGTTCTTACCACAGGACAACATAATTGACACATATGTAGTAGAG GGTGCTGGTGGCATTCTCACAGATTTCACTAGTTTCTACACTTTGCCCTCGACTGTGATGCATCACCCTCTCCATAGGAGCCTGAAGGCTGCTTACTCTTTTTACAACGTTCATACACAAACCCCGCTACTGGACTTAATGAATGATGCACTGATCCTGGCCAAACTG AAAGGTTTTGATGTGTTCAACGCCTTGGACCTAATGGAGAATAAGATGTTTCTGGAGAAGCTCAAGTTTGGGATAGGAGATGGAAATCTGCAGTATTACCTCTACAACTGGAAATGTCCCCCTATGGACCCTGATAAG GTTGGCCTGGTCCTTCAGTAG
- the rpp38 gene encoding ribonuclease P protein subunit p38, giving the protein MLQTVMGAPGKPTKKEIKKQTPAKTSFTSPFASKWSPLPQEDMHFILKTLKDKLISMGLEKKEVKGFRIWRKKKGKKPDVAPEPVPQESDSSKNGWTDVAARQQLAIGINEVTKALERNELRLLLVCKSVKPKHMTNHLIALSATRGVPACQVPRLSQSVSEPLGLKSVLALGFRRCSSSDSGMFTDTVDAIKPRVPSLDMAWLQGAKPEEPVAMEEEEGGERRGQKRKLESEYEEVSESPSSCTLQPLQVKRIIANPAKKKKGKPKK; this is encoded by the coding sequence ATGCTTCAAACAGTCATGGGAGCTCCCGGAAAGCCGACTAAAAAGGAAATCAAAAAGCAGACTCCAGCCAAGACCTCCTTCACCTCACCCTTTGCCTCAAAATGGAGCCCGCTCCCCCAAGAGGACATGCACTTCATCCTGAAAACTCTTAAGGACAAGTTGATCTCCATGggtctggaaaaaaaagaagtgaaaggGTTTCGCatatggaggaaaaagaaaggcAAAAAACCTGATGTCGCACCGGAACCTGTTCCCCAGGAGAGCGATTCCTCCAAAAACGGCTGGACAGATGTGGCAGCCAGACAGCAGCTGGCCATCGGCATCAACGAGGTGACCAAGGCTCTGGAGAGAAACGAACTCAGACTGCTGCTCGTGTGCAAGTCTGTCAAACCGAAACACATGACCAATCACCTGATCGCTCTGAGCGCCACCAGAGGAGTGCCGGCCTGCCAGGTGCCTCGCCTGAGCCAGAGCGTGTCGGAGCCGCTGGGGCTGAAAAGCGTGCTTGCCCTGGGGTTCAGACGGTGCTCCTCTAGTGACAGTGGGATGTTTACCGACACTGTCGATGCCATTAAGCCCAGAGTGCCTTCACTGGACATGGCATGGCTGCAAGGTGCTAAACCTGAAGAACCTGTTgccatggaggaggaggaaggtggCGAAAGAAGGGGACAAAAAAGGAAACTGGAAAGTGAATATGAGGAGGTGTCAGAGTCTCCCTCCTCCTGCACTCTGCAGCCGCTCCAGGTGAAGAGAATCATTGCTAACcctgcaaagaaaaagaaagggaagCCGAAGAAATAG
- the LOC116331356 gene encoding acyl-CoA-binding protein homolog isoform X2, with amino-acid sequence MTLQAEFDKAAEDVKKVKAKPTDEELLFLYALYKQAVVGDINTERPGMLDLKGKAKWDAWESRKGMSKEDAMSAYIAKAKEVISKYGL; translated from the exons ATGACCCTCCAG GCAGAATTTGACAAGGCAGCAGAGGATGTGAAGAAGGTGAAGGCCAAGCCCACAGACGAGGAGCTGCTGTTCCTGTATGCCCTTTATAAACAGGCAGTTGTTGGAGACATTAACACTG AGAGACCGGGAATGCTGGACCTAAAAGGAAAGGCCAAGTGGGACGCCTGGGAGTCGAGGAAAG GAATGTCCAAGGAGGACGCCATGTCGGCCTACATCGCAAAGGCTAAAGAAGTCATCAGCAAGTACGGGCTGTGA